In Chryseobacterium camelliae, one DNA window encodes the following:
- a CDS encoding DinB family protein → MMKEKLIDLFDYTHYFNREIIEVIAGNIAKVDERIIRLINHTLNAQQIWNARIIGEKTFDVWQTNPFENLEGINSSNHQKSIGIINDSDLDQRIEYHNSKGTTFENSIFEMLFHAVNHSTYHRGQINMLLKNSSIDPVPADYIFYKR, encoded by the coding sequence ATGATGAAAGAAAAACTGATTGATTTATTTGACTACACCCATTATTTCAACCGGGAAATTATTGAGGTGATTGCCGGAAATATAGCAAAGGTAGATGAAAGAATCATCAGGCTGATCAATCATACCCTGAATGCCCAGCAGATCTGGAATGCAAGGATTATTGGTGAAAAGACCTTTGATGTCTGGCAGACCAATCCTTTCGAAAACCTGGAAGGAATAAACAGCAGCAACCATCAAAAAAGTATTGGGATCATCAATGATTCCGATCTTGATCAGAGAATAGAATACCATAATTCAAAGGGAACAACATTTGAAAACAGCATTTTTGAAATGCTTTTCCATGCTGTTAACCATTCTACTTATCACAGAGGGCAGATTAATATGCTGCTGAAAAACAGCAGTATTGATCCCGTACCTGCAGATTATATTTTTTATAAGCGATAA
- a CDS encoding methylmalonyl-CoA mutase family protein translates to MSDTFTRWESLVKKQLKTEDIDAVLRKENLEGLEVKPFYDTVSKPLPNIPKVEENTHLVALYHESLEEDVFAFMLEHNVEHLEQKTIFVNNKDLAGHISPEEEDQYFSLIDVFDEQNALIDDQLTKELLAKNFRRNIAVDVSFHQNAGASISQQLGIALAKAKELIEVYGPDILDRLIFRLAVGANYFFEVAKLRAFRLVFNQLSKEYGRDDIPYIFAETSLRNKSVADHENNLIRSSLELAAAMIGGADAVFSNNYLLEKSTENSEEISFKQQIVLAYESIINVFEDAANGSYYVEDLTKQIAENSWAFFVAIEEKGGYLELLKQGWIQKEIYNHAVEEQQWVEEGRIKLIGVNLYPKLDVKKTVGELYSEKEIKPVRWAEMFE, encoded by the coding sequence ATGTCAGATACATTCACCCGTTGGGAAAGCCTGGTAAAGAAACAGCTGAAGACAGAAGATATTGATGCCGTGCTCAGGAAAGAAAATCTGGAAGGACTTGAAGTAAAGCCTTTCTACGATACTGTCAGCAAACCGCTGCCTAACATCCCCAAGGTTGAAGAAAATACCCACCTGGTAGCTCTATATCACGAGAGCCTGGAGGAAGATGTATTTGCCTTTATGCTCGAGCATAACGTGGAGCATCTTGAACAGAAGACCATTTTCGTCAACAATAAAGATCTGGCCGGTCACATCAGCCCCGAAGAAGAAGATCAGTATTTTTCCCTGATTGATGTTTTTGATGAACAGAATGCGCTCATCGATGATCAGCTGACAAAAGAACTGCTGGCCAAAAATTTCAGGAGGAATATCGCCGTGGATGTTTCATTTCATCAGAATGCTGGTGCATCCATCAGTCAGCAGTTAGGAATAGCCTTGGCCAAAGCAAAAGAACTGATTGAAGTATACGGACCGGATATCCTGGATCGGCTCATATTCAGGCTGGCCGTAGGAGCCAACTACTTTTTTGAAGTAGCTAAGCTTAGGGCTTTCAGGCTGGTTTTTAATCAGCTTTCAAAAGAATACGGAAGGGATGATATTCCTTATATTTTCGCAGAAACATCGCTTAGGAACAAATCTGTGGCAGATCATGAGAACAACCTTATCAGGTCTTCCCTGGAATTAGCAGCGGCCATGATCGGCGGAGCAGATGCGGTATTCAGCAATAACTATCTGCTAGAGAAAAGTACGGAAAATTCAGAAGAGATATCATTCAAACAGCAGATTGTTCTGGCTTACGAAAGCATCATTAACGTATTTGAAGATGCCGCCAATGGCAGTTATTATGTGGAAGACCTTACGAAGCAGATCGCAGAGAACTCCTGGGCCTTTTTTGTGGCTATTGAGGAAAAAGGAGGATATCTGGAACTCCTCAAACAGGGCTGGATTCAGAAAGAAATCTACAACCATGCTGTAGAAGAACAGCAATGGGTGGAAGAAGGCAGGATAAAGTTGATCGGAGTCAATCTGTACCCGAAATTAGACGTTAAAAAAACAGTGGGTGAACTCTATAGTGAAAAAGAGATAAAACCTGTCCGATGGGCAGAAATGTTTGAATGA
- a CDS encoding FtsB family cell division protein, with protein sequence MSAKDLIKDIQPKSETLKLIQKYVLNKYTITIVLFLVWMIFFDKTSFLVINELNGEIGKYEEQLQYYKTEYEKNDAFYKKLMNNKSEKEKYARENYFMKKPNEEIFILVADSTHIAKNK encoded by the coding sequence ATGTCAGCAAAAGATTTAATTAAAGACATCCAGCCCAAGTCAGAAACACTGAAACTTATTCAGAAATATGTTCTGAATAAATATACGATTACTATAGTCCTGTTTCTAGTATGGATGATTTTCTTTGACAAAACTTCATTCCTTGTAATTAACGAGCTTAACGGCGAAATCGGGAAGTATGAAGAGCAGCTGCAGTACTATAAAACCGAATACGAGAAGAACGACGCGTTTTATAAAAAACTGATGAACAACAAATCTGAAAAAGAAAAATATGCAAGGGAGAACTATTTCATGAAGAAACCGAATGAGGAAATTTTCATCCTGGTCGCAGATAGTACTCATATTGCAAAAAATAAGTAA
- the udk gene encoding uridine kinase, whose amino-acid sequence MLVIGIAGGTGSGKTTVVDKIIQQLDIEGMNILSQDNYYHDNHNLTLVEREALNYDHPKSIDFDLLIQHVRALKNSQPIEQPIYSFVTHSRTGDHVTVEPKNVLVVEGILVLTNKELLKEFDLKVFVHADSDERLIRRIRRDTQERGRDLNEVLHRYQTTLKPMHQEFIEPSKNEADLIIPNMRQNSVAIDFLTTVIKNSLRKH is encoded by the coding sequence ATGCTTGTAATCGGAATTGCAGGAGGAACAGGATCCGGCAAAACTACGGTTGTTGATAAAATCATTCAGCAGCTTGACATTGAAGGAATGAATATCCTTTCACAGGATAATTATTACCATGATAATCATAACCTAACCCTGGTAGAGCGGGAAGCGTTGAACTACGACCATCCGAAATCCATAGATTTTGATCTCCTGATACAGCATGTAAGAGCGCTTAAAAACAGCCAACCCATTGAGCAGCCGATTTACAGCTTTGTGACCCATTCCAGGACCGGAGACCATGTAACGGTAGAGCCTAAAAATGTTTTGGTGGTAGAGGGAATCCTTGTTCTTACCAATAAGGAGTTGCTGAAGGAATTTGACCTGAAAGTTTTTGTTCACGCCGATTCGGATGAAAGGCTGATCAGGAGGATCAGGAGGGATACACAGGAGAGGGGAAGAGACCTGAATGAAGTACTGCACCGGTATCAGACTACCTTAAAGCCGATGCATCAGGAATTCATCGAACCCTCAAAAAATGAAGCGGATCTAATCATTCCGAATATGAGACAGAATTCCGTTGCGATTGATTTTTTAACGACAGTTATCAAAAACTCACTCAGAAAACACTAG
- a CDS encoding ATP-dependent Clp protease adaptor ClpS: protein MIFYNSIRDYDDPKRQYEEEVLVLDDTDDVYKLILHNDDVHTFDYVIDCLIEICKHTLEQAEQCTMLVHYKGKCTVKTGSMDLLKPMHEKLLSRELTSEIV from the coding sequence ATGATTTTTTATAATAGTATAAGAGATTATGATGATCCGAAACGCCAGTACGAAGAAGAAGTCCTGGTGCTGGATGACACGGATGATGTGTACAAGCTGATTTTACATAATGATGATGTTCATACTTTTGACTATGTGATCGACTGCCTGATAGAAATCTGCAAACACACCCTAGAACAGGCCGAACAATGTACTATGCTGGTGCATTATAAAGGTAAATGTACCGTAAAGACAGGCTCCATGGATCTTCTGAAACCCATGCATGAGAAACTGCTTTCAAGGGAACTGACAAGCGAAATCGTATAA
- a CDS encoding hemolysin family protein — MDSDIVRLLLAVFLVLLNGFFVAAEFSIVKVRYSQIQIKAAEGNSMAKQAEHIIKHLDEYLSATQLGITLASLALGWVGESALHHIVENIFNSLNVNLSGSTITSISIIISFVLITIMHIVFGELIPKSIAIRKSEATTMATAVPLRGFYTVFKPFIWLMNSMSNGFLRLIKIHPASEQEIHSTEELQLLVKQSADSGEIEEENYEIIKNAFDFTDHSAKQIMVPRQNITSIDFEEDVNEIINTIMESGYSRIPVYLDSIDNVIGILYTKEIIREFVRRKGELTHEDLKELMRDPFFVVGSKKISDLLKIFQQKKQHLAIVIDEFGGTEGIITLEDILEELVGEIQDEEDEEDKVVDKIGDNTYWVQATQPLDEINEHLPKKLTLSEESEYNTLAGFILHALEDIPEENQEFDLENYHFKILKMNNKSVELVELVYEEPNIVNNLADTIGEV; from the coding sequence ATGGACTCGGACATAGTCAGGCTTTTGTTGGCCGTATTTCTTGTTTTACTTAATGGCTTTTTCGTAGCCGCAGAATTTTCGATTGTTAAAGTTCGTTACTCACAAATCCAGATAAAAGCCGCAGAGGGAAATTCTATGGCAAAGCAGGCAGAACATATCATCAAACACCTTGATGAATACCTTTCTGCCACCCAATTAGGTATTACTTTAGCTTCTCTAGCCTTAGGTTGGGTAGGGGAAAGTGCCCTTCACCATATTGTTGAAAATATCTTCAATTCACTTAATGTAAATCTGAGTGGTTCTACCATTACTTCCATTTCAATCATTATCAGTTTTGTGCTGATCACCATTATGCATATTGTATTTGGTGAGCTGATCCCAAAATCTATTGCGATAAGGAAATCTGAAGCTACTACTATGGCAACTGCAGTGCCATTGCGAGGTTTCTACACCGTATTCAAACCGTTTATCTGGTTGATGAATTCTATGTCGAACGGTTTTTTAAGGCTCATTAAAATCCATCCTGCTTCAGAACAGGAGATTCATTCTACCGAAGAACTGCAGCTGTTGGTAAAACAGAGTGCCGACAGCGGGGAAATTGAGGAGGAAAATTATGAGATTATCAAAAACGCCTTCGACTTTACGGATCATTCTGCAAAGCAGATCATGGTTCCCAGACAGAATATCACTTCTATTGATTTTGAAGAGGACGTCAATGAAATCATCAATACCATTATGGAAAGCGGGTATTCCCGTATCCCGGTATATCTGGATTCCATAGATAATGTCATCGGGATTTTATATACCAAGGAAATCATAAGGGAATTTGTAAGGAGAAAAGGGGAACTGACCCATGAGGACCTTAAGGAACTGATGCGTGATCCGTTTTTCGTCGTGGGAAGCAAGAAAATTTCCGACCTGCTGAAAATTTTCCAGCAGAAGAAACAGCATTTAGCCATTGTTATTGATGAATTCGGAGGTACTGAAGGAATTATAACGTTGGAAGATATTTTGGAAGAACTTGTAGGGGAAATTCAGGATGAAGAAGACGAAGAGGATAAGGTGGTAGATAAAATTGGTGACAATACCTATTGGGTACAGGCTACACAGCCTTTGGATGAGATCAATGAGCACCTGCCTAAAAAACTGACCCTTTCTGAAGAGAGCGAATACAATACCCTGGCAGGATTTATCCTTCATGCCCTGGAAGATATCCCTGAAGAGAACCAGGAATTTGACCTTGAAAACTATCATTTCAAAATTCTTAAAATGAATAACAAAAGTGTAGAACTGGTGGAACTGGTCTATGAAGAACCTAATATCGTTAATAATTTGGCCGATACAATCGGTGAAGTATAA
- the atpA gene encoding F0F1 ATP synthase subunit alpha, translating into MAEINPAEVSAILKQQLANFDTQSNVEEVGTVLTIGDGIARVYGLENVQYGELVKFSSDVEGIVLNLEEDNVGVALLGESKLVREGDTVKRTNRISSIKVGEGMLGRVVDTLGNAIDGKGPITGDLYEMPLERKAPGVIYRQPVTEPLQSGIVAIDSMIPVGRGQRELIIGDRQTGKTTVAIDTIINQKEFYDAGKPVYCIYVAIGQKASTVAQIVKTLSDKGALAYTVIVAANASDPVPMQVYSAMAGAAIGEFFRDTGRPALIVYDDLSKQAVAYRELSLLLRRPPGREAYPGDVFYLHSRLLERAAKIIADDNIASQMNDLPESLKPIVKGGGSLTALPIIETQAGDVSAYIPTNVISITDGQIFLESDLFNSGVRPAINVGISVSRVGGNAQIKSMKKVSGTLKLDQAQYKELEAFAKFGSDLDASTLAVISKGERNVEILKQPVNSPLPVDSQVAMIYAGTENLLRNVPIRKVKEFQIEYIDFLRSKHPDTMAAIKAGKIDDSITSVLKQAANDLASKYN; encoded by the coding sequence ATGGCAGAAATAAATCCGGCAGAAGTATCTGCGATCTTAAAACAGCAATTGGCCAACTTCGACACTCAATCCAACGTTGAGGAAGTAGGTACAGTTTTAACCATCGGTGATGGTATTGCCCGCGTTTACGGGTTAGAAAACGTACAATACGGAGAGTTGGTAAAGTTTTCTAGTGATGTGGAAGGTATTGTACTGAACCTTGAAGAAGACAACGTAGGTGTTGCTTTATTGGGGGAAAGTAAATTGGTAAGAGAAGGGGATACCGTAAAAAGAACAAACAGAATCTCTTCTATCAAAGTAGGAGAAGGGATGTTAGGAAGAGTAGTGGATACCCTTGGTAACGCTATCGATGGTAAAGGCCCTATTACCGGGGATTTATATGAAATGCCATTGGAAAGAAAAGCTCCTGGGGTTATCTACAGACAGCCGGTAACTGAACCATTACAGTCAGGTATCGTGGCGATCGACTCTATGATCCCTGTAGGAAGAGGACAGAGAGAGCTGATCATCGGGGACAGACAGACCGGTAAAACCACAGTGGCGATCGATACAATCATCAACCAGAAAGAATTCTATGATGCAGGTAAACCTGTATATTGTATATATGTAGCGATCGGGCAGAAAGCTTCTACCGTAGCACAAATTGTTAAGACGCTTTCCGATAAAGGAGCTTTAGCCTATACGGTAATCGTTGCTGCTAACGCATCAGATCCGGTTCCTATGCAGGTATATTCTGCTATGGCAGGTGCTGCGATCGGTGAATTCTTCAGGGATACAGGTAGACCGGCTTTGATCGTTTATGATGATCTGTCTAAGCAGGCGGTTGCTTACCGTGAGCTTTCCCTTCTGTTAAGAAGACCACCGGGCCGTGAAGCATATCCTGGAGACGTATTCTATCTTCACTCAAGATTATTGGAAAGAGCAGCGAAAATAATTGCTGATGACAATATCGCGAGCCAGATGAATGACTTACCTGAATCTCTTAAGCCAATCGTGAAAGGAGGAGGATCTTTAACGGCACTTCCGATTATCGAAACTCAGGCAGGTGACGTTTCCGCATATATCCCAACGAACGTAATCTCCATTACAGACGGACAGATCTTCCTTGAGTCTGATCTGTTCAACTCAGGGGTGCGTCCTGCAATCAACGTAGGGATCTCTGTATCCAGAGTAGGAGGTAACGCTCAGATCAAGTCTATGAAGAAAGTATCCGGTACATTGAAGCTTGACCAGGCTCAGTACAAAGAGCTTGAAGCGTTTGCTAAGTTCGGTTCTGACCTTGATGCTTCTACTCTTGCGGTAATTTCCAAAGGAGAAAGAAACGTGGAGATACTTAAGCAGCCTGTAAACTCTCCGCTTCCGGTAGACAGCCAGGTAGCGATGATCTACGCAGGTACTGAAAACTTGCTGAGAAACGTTCCGATCAGAAAAGTAAAAGAATTCCAGATAGAATATATCGACTTCTTAAGATCCAAGCATCCTGATACCATGGCTGCGATTAAAGCAGGTAAGATTGATGATTCAATCACCAGCGTTCTTAAGCAGGCCGCTAACGATCTGGCTTCAAAATATAACTAA
- the atpH gene encoding ATP synthase F1 subunit delta: protein MLTSKVAKRYAQGLLDFTNESGQTATVFSEMKDVAKLMSESQDLNKFFLTPYIDTKKKVEVASLIFKGLSASSQNLITLVIRHGRESQIKNIAQEFIKKVEDINGVQRVTLTTATQLTKENIDQILKSTNLVKPDSKFDLKVNVNPEILGGYILRVGDQQVDASVKSKLNGIKKDFRLN, encoded by the coding sequence ATGCTTACCTCTAAAGTAGCTAAAAGATACGCCCAGGGCTTGCTTGATTTTACGAATGAATCAGGACAGACTGCTACCGTATTTTCTGAAATGAAAGATGTGGCAAAACTGATGTCTGAATCTCAGGATTTAAACAAGTTTTTCCTTACGCCTTACATTGATACCAAAAAGAAAGTGGAAGTAGCATCCCTGATTTTCAAAGGACTGTCTGCTTCTTCCCAAAATCTGATTACCTTAGTGATCAGACATGGACGTGAAAGCCAGATTAAAAATATCGCTCAGGAATTCATCAAGAAAGTTGAAGACATCAACGGTGTGCAAAGAGTAACCCTTACCACGGCTACGCAGTTGACCAAAGAGAATATTGACCAGATCCTGAAGTCTACCAATCTTGTTAAACCGGATTCTAAATTTGATCTTAAAGTGAATGTGAATCCTGAAATTCTTGGTGGATATATCCTTAGAGTAGGAGACCAGCAGGTAGATGCTTCTGTAAAATCTAAGCTTAACGGGATTAAGAAAGATTTCCGTTTGAACTAA
- a CDS encoding F0F1 ATP synthase subunit B, which translates to MGIIEPGIGLLFWMTLTFVILLFLLAKFAWKPIVNAVNDRETSIVDALNQATLARKEMETLKEDNERIIREAKIERDAILKEAREIKDRIVGEAKDAAKAEGDRMIEAAKQTIQTEKNAAMADIKTQIGTISVNIAESILKQKLDNSEAQNELVQNYLNKSNLN; encoded by the coding sequence ATGGGAATTATTGAACCTGGAATTGGACTTTTGTTTTGGATGACGCTTACCTTTGTTATCCTGTTGTTTCTTCTGGCAAAATTTGCGTGGAAGCCTATCGTTAACGCTGTTAATGACAGAGAGACTTCTATTGTGGATGCCCTTAATCAGGCTACTTTAGCCAGAAAAGAAATGGAAACACTGAAGGAAGACAATGAAAGAATCATCCGTGAGGCAAAAATCGAAAGAGATGCTATTCTTAAAGAAGCAAGAGAGATCAAGGACAGAATCGTAGGAGAGGCTAAAGATGCGGCTAAAGCAGAAGGAGACAGAATGATTGAAGCTGCTAAACAAACGATTCAAACTGAGAAAAATGCAGCGATGGCTGATATCAAAACTCAGATCGGAACTATTTCTGTAAATATTGCCGAGTCTATCCTGAAGCAAAAGCTGGATAACAGTGAAGCACAAAATGAATTAGTTCAGAATTATTTAAACAAATCAAACCTTAACTAA
- a CDS encoding ATP synthase F0 subunit C — MDLSTGAGLIYVGIGLAVLGVGLGIGKIGGHAMDAIARQPEQAGKIQGAMLIAAGLIEGAGLIAIIFGAFIK, encoded by the coding sequence ATGGATTTATCAACTGGAGCAGGATTAATTTACGTAGGTATCGGTTTAGCAGTACTAGGAGTAGGTCTTGGTATCGGTAAAATTGGTGGTCACGCAATGGACGCTATCGCTAGACAGCCGGAACAAGCTGGTAAGATTCAGGGAGCAATGCTTATTGCTGCTGGTCTTATTGAAGGTGCTGGTCTTATTGCGATCATCTTCGGTGCTTTCATCAAGTAA
- the atpB gene encoding F0F1 ATP synthase subunit A, whose product MNRKISSLFFAFLLVLVSSFVTAQHTSEGEMPAEKIEHKEGFNATEMIMEHIGDSNEWHLWTTKDDQGEEHHFSIPLPVIIKDNEGWHTFLSKDIAHGHEHDGYTLEHGQIVSTKGIQKATLFALISGKQKSNEVFFDLSITKNTASMLLSVIFMAVVFIGMARGYKKSQLPKGIGKVMEPVIVFIRDEVAIPNIGSVKYKRYMPYLLTAFFFIWFNNLFGLIPFFPGGANLTGNIAITAVLAIITLLITLFSANKDYWKHIFMPPVPILLYPIMVPIEIIGIFTKPFALMMRLFANVTAGHIMILAIISLIFIFKTPYLGFASVPLALFVSVLELLVAALQAYIFTVLSALFIGIAVAEHEHEHGHHEEHSAAH is encoded by the coding sequence ATGAACAGAAAGATTTCTTCATTATTTTTCGCATTTTTATTGGTATTGGTGAGCAGTTTTGTTACTGCCCAGCATACTTCTGAAGGCGAAATGCCGGCTGAAAAAATTGAACATAAGGAAGGTTTTAATGCTACTGAAATGATTATGGAACACATTGGAGATTCTAATGAATGGCATTTGTGGACTACAAAAGATGATCAGGGTGAGGAGCACCACTTTTCTATTCCGTTGCCGGTGATTATTAAAGATAATGAAGGATGGCATACGTTTCTTTCCAAAGATATTGCCCATGGTCATGAACATGACGGATACACTTTAGAACACGGGCAGATAGTATCTACTAAAGGAATTCAAAAAGCAACTCTTTTTGCTCTGATCAGCGGGAAACAGAAATCAAATGAAGTTTTCTTTGATCTATCAATTACCAAAAATACAGCATCTATGTTACTGTCAGTTATTTTTATGGCGGTAGTATTTATAGGAATGGCAAGAGGATATAAGAAATCACAGCTTCCTAAAGGGATCGGGAAAGTAATGGAGCCTGTTATCGTGTTCATCAGAGATGAAGTGGCTATTCCGAATATCGGATCTGTGAAATACAAAAGATATATGCCTTATCTTTTAACCGCATTTTTCTTTATCTGGTTCAATAACCTTTTCGGATTGATCCCGTTCTTCCCTGGAGGAGCTAACCTTACCGGAAATATTGCTATAACGGCTGTATTGGCAATCATTACGTTGTTAATTACATTATTCAGCGCCAATAAAGATTACTGGAAACATATTTTTATGCCACCGGTTCCGATCTTATTGTATCCTATTATGGTTCCTATCGAGATCATCGGAATATTTACAAAGCCTTTCGCCTTGATGATGCGACTTTTTGCCAACGTTACGGCAGGTCACATTATGATCTTAGCGATCATTTCCCTGATCTTCATTTTCAAAACGCCATATTTAGGATTTGCTTCTGTACCATTAGCCCTGTTTGTATCTGTACTTGAATTATTGGTTGCAGCATTACAGGCATATATTTTTACAGTTTTATCGGCATTGTTTATCGGTATTGCTGTAGCAGAACATGAGCACGAACATGGTCATCATGAAGAGCATTCAGCAGCTCATTAA
- the ffh gene encoding signal recognition particle protein, whose protein sequence is MFNSLQEKLDKALHNISGRGKITEINVAETVKEIRRALVDADVNYKVAKDLTKRVQDKALGQDVLTSLTPGQLMTKIVHDELVDLMGGSQEGINLSGKPSVILIAGLQGSGKTTFSGKLANYLKTKKNKKPLLVACDVYRPAAIDQLKVLGGQIGVPVYTEEGATNPSTIAENGINFAKSNGHDVVIVDTAGRLAIDEQMMNEIKSVHYFIKPNETLFVVDSMTGQDAVNTAKAFNEALNFDGVVLTKLDGDTRGGAALTIRSVVEKPIKFISTGEKMEALDLFYPERMADRILGMGDVVSLVERAQEQFDEEEAKKLHKKIAKNEFGFDDFLKQINQIKKMGNMKDLMGMIPGVGKAIKDVEISDDAFKHIEAIIYSMTPDERRRPSIINMQRKQRIAKGAGRKIEDVNQLMKQFDQMGKMMKMMQGPQGKQMMQMMSKMPNMPGMGGMFGK, encoded by the coding sequence ATGTTTAATAGTTTACAGGAAAAATTAGACAAGGCGCTTCATAATATTTCCGGACGAGGAAAAATTACGGAAATCAATGTAGCGGAAACCGTGAAGGAAATCCGGAGAGCATTGGTAGATGCCGATGTTAACTATAAAGTAGCCAAGGATCTTACCAAAAGGGTTCAGGATAAAGCGTTGGGACAGGATGTCCTTACGTCGCTTACTCCGGGGCAGCTGATGACCAAGATTGTTCACGATGAACTAGTGGATCTGATGGGAGGTTCCCAGGAGGGCATCAATCTTTCGGGTAAGCCGTCTGTCATTCTTATTGCAGGACTCCAGGGTTCCGGTAAGACCACATTCTCAGGAAAGCTGGCGAATTATTTAAAAACGAAGAAAAATAAAAAACCTTTATTGGTAGCTTGTGATGTATACCGTCCTGCGGCCATCGACCAGCTTAAGGTTTTGGGAGGCCAGATCGGAGTTCCCGTATATACCGAAGAAGGAGCAACCAATCCTTCTACTATCGCTGAAAACGGAATTAATTTCGCAAAATCAAATGGCCACGATGTTGTAATCGTGGATACGGCCGGACGTCTGGCGATTGATGAGCAGATGATGAACGAGATCAAATCGGTTCATTATTTCATCAAGCCTAACGAAACTTTATTTGTGGTAGATTCCATGACCGGCCAGGATGCTGTAAATACAGCTAAGGCTTTTAATGAAGCCCTGAACTTCGACGGTGTAGTCCTTACCAAACTGGACGGTGATACCAGAGGTGGTGCTGCCCTAACGATCCGTTCCGTTGTTGAAAAGCCGATTAAATTTATCTCTACAGGAGAAAAAATGGAAGCACTGGACCTGTTCTATCCGGAAAGGATGGCTGACAGGATCCTTGGAATGGGAGACGTTGTTTCCTTAGTAGAAAGAGCGCAGGAGCAATTTGATGAAGAAGAGGCCAAAAAACTACATAAAAAGATTGCCAAAAACGAATTTGGTTTTGACGATTTCCTAAAGCAGATCAATCAGATCAAAAAAATGGGGAACATGAAAGACCTTATGGGCATGATTCCGGGAGTTGGAAAAGCGATCAAGGATGTAGAGATCAGCGATGATGCCTTTAAACATATTGAGGCCATCATTTACTCTATGACTCCGGATGAAAGAAGAAGACCTTCCATCATTAATATGCAGAGAAAGCAAAGGATTGCCAAAGGCGCAGGGAGAAAAATTGAGGATGTCAACCAGCTGATGAAACAGTTTGACCAGATGGGTAAGATGATGAAAATGATGCAGGGGCCACAGGGAAAACAAATGATGCAGATGATGAGCAAAATGCCGAATATGCCTGGCATGGGAGGAATGTTCGGAAAATAG
- a CDS encoding outer membrane protein, whose translation MKKVLLAGAVALFGLSNAQISKGTTYLSGSVGYSQEERENGNIKQENFNVLPTVGYFVGTNVAIGVGIGYQTNKTTTTSTTVLGNTTATSKNEVKTPAFVASPFVRKYWTLGDKLYIFGQLAVPMEFGKTETENSTTLTNTNGTAGTSSTSTEAKYTKIGVTVKPGLDYFLNKNWSIEATIGEFGYSNTKPKDGEAINNYNFGLKLSSVTFGVKYVFAK comes from the coding sequence ATGAAAAAAGTATTATTAGCAGGTGCAGTAGCACTATTCGGTTTATCTAACGCTCAGATTTCTAAAGGTACAACTTATCTTTCAGGATCAGTTGGGTACTCTCAGGAAGAAAGAGAAAACGGAAACATTAAACAAGAAAATTTCAATGTATTGCCAACAGTAGGGTATTTCGTAGGAACAAATGTAGCGATTGGTGTTGGTATAGGATATCAGACTAATAAAACAACAACAACTTCTACTACAGTATTGGGTAATACAACAGCGACTAGCAAAAATGAAGTAAAAACTCCTGCTTTTGTAGCAAGCCCTTTTGTAAGAAAATACTGGACTTTAGGAGATAAATTGTACATTTTCGGACAATTGGCAGTACCAATGGAATTCGGAAAAACTGAAACTGAAAACAGCACTACCCTTACAAATACAAATGGTACAGCTGGTACAAGTTCAACTTCTACTGAAGCTAAATACACTAAAATCGGTGTAACCGTAAAACCAGGTCTGGATTATTTCCTTAACAAAAACTGGTCTATTGAAGCAACTATCGGCGAATTTGGTTACAGCAATACAAAACCAAAAGATGGTGAGGCAATCAACAACTATAACTTCGGTTTAAAGCTTTCTTCTGTAACATTCGGAGTTAAATATGTATTCGCAAAATAA